A single genomic interval of Syntrophorhabdus sp. harbors:
- a CDS encoding glyceraldehyde-3-phosphate dehydrogenase has product MGKVEVFENKRPVLGINSLGRIGKLTLWHHVARKYFQEIVINLGRDVGNGIPAIAQIIEKDATYGSIHRFLYGIKSKRIIEIVDEKKGKLLIDGIPVTILRENRNPAEIGWRDHSVDLVVECTGKFQDPTIAADDKGGSIRGHLASGARAVINSSAFKIKNKALSTPDDCVTLIYGINHTAFDFKKHKVLSAASCTTTGLAHMIKPLLNTAATSKILTASMSTVHAVTNSQSILDKTPKAGEKDMRKNRSTLNNIILTSTNAAAALIQVIPEVKDIGFMADSIRVPTNTESLIVLNCTFQTRAGADGKKEPVTTKLLNEIYQKAADNDPEHLVIFTMEQNVSTDLIGTDAAIVIEGQFNHTRTAFIDVDVAGIPNVPEELLKAAPKGNIRVPVVHAKIFGWYDNEYGSYTNRMGDLSVYVHKSMA; this is encoded by the coding sequence ATGGGTAAAGTCGAAGTCTTCGAGAACAAACGCCCCGTACTTGGGATCAACAGCCTTGGAAGGATCGGAAAGCTGACGCTCTGGCATCACGTCGCTCGCAAGTACTTCCAGGAGATCGTCATCAACCTCGGTCGTGACGTGGGCAACGGCATCCCCGCCATCGCCCAGATCATCGAGAAGGATGCGACGTACGGAAGCATACATCGCTTTCTCTACGGCATTAAATCAAAGAGGATCATCGAGATAGTCGACGAGAAGAAGGGAAAGCTCCTTATCGACGGTATCCCTGTCACCATTTTGAGGGAAAACCGCAATCCCGCCGAGATCGGATGGCGCGACCACTCTGTCGACCTCGTCGTCGAGTGCACGGGCAAGTTCCAGGACCCCACCATAGCCGCTGACGACAAGGGCGGGTCCATACGGGGACACCTCGCAAGCGGGGCCAGGGCCGTCATCAACTCGTCGGCCTTCAAGATCAAGAACAAGGCCCTTTCGACTCCCGATGACTGCGTGACGCTCATCTACGGGATCAACCACACTGCTTTCGATTTCAAGAAACACAAGGTGCTCTCCGCGGCGTCCTGCACGACCACGGGCCTCGCGCACATGATAAAACCGCTCCTCAACACGGCAGCCACGAGCAAGATCCTCACCGCGTCCATGTCCACGGTGCACGCCGTAACGAATTCCCAGAGTATCCTCGACAAGACCCCGAAGGCCGGGGAAAAGGACATGAGGAAGAACCGCAGCACCCTGAACAACATAATCCTCACCTCCACGAATGCCGCCGCGGCGCTCATTCAGGTCATACCGGAAGTGAAGGACATAGGGTTCATGGCCGATTCGATCCGGGTGCCGACGAACACGGAGTCCCTGATCGTTCTCAACTGCACCTTCCAGACGCGCGCGGGCGCCGACGGCAAGAAAGAGCCCGTGACCACCAAGCTGCTCAACGAGATCTACCAGAAGGCCGCGGACAACGACCCGGAACACCTCGTCATCTTCACCATGGAACAGAACGTCTCCACGGACCTCATCGGCACCGATGCCGCCATCGTCATCGAGGGCCAGTTCAATCACACAAGGACAGCCTTCATCGACGTAGACGTCGCCGGGATCCCCAACGTGCCGGAGGAGCTTCTCAAGGCAGCGCCCAAGGGCAACATTCGGGTCCCCGTGGTCCACGCGAAGATCTTCGGATGGTACGACAACGAATACGGCAGCTACACCAACAGAATGGGCGACCTCTCGGTATACGTGCACAAGAGCATGGCCTGA
- a CDS encoding metallophosphoesterase gives MSLFFITFFTLYTALHAYVFIKAWYAFRFRPLTGCVIGFILLFCVFMPLFVRALEQGGQESIARMFAYAGYIWMSAVFIFFIASLAIDIGRLCVIIAASLFKVGLPATVRSNLVLFLVPVAVSVFTVVYGYHEAASVRTERVRVETSKLPAGIEKVTIVQVSDIHLGLVNRERMLERAVAAVREARPDMVVSTGDLVDGQINNINGLSDMLRDIKPRYGKYAIMGNHEFYAGVGVSEDFTRKAGFRMLRNEGITIDGIMNVAGVDDDAAHRSSGRHSPGERSLLEGLPRHLFTVFLKHRPVVAGSSQGFFDIQLSGHTHGGQIYPFKYITRISFPMVAGLYPLKNGSLLYVSRGTGTWGPPIRFLTPPEVTVIEVVGKR, from the coding sequence ATGAGTCTTTTCTTTATCACCTTTTTCACGCTCTACACGGCGCTTCACGCGTATGTTTTCATAAAGGCATGGTATGCCTTTCGGTTCCGGCCGCTTACGGGCTGCGTCATCGGTTTCATACTCCTCTTCTGTGTCTTCATGCCCCTTTTTGTCCGTGCCCTCGAACAGGGCGGGCAGGAATCCATCGCGCGAATGTTCGCCTATGCCGGTTACATCTGGATGAGCGCGGTCTTTATCTTCTTTATCGCATCCCTTGCCATCGATATCGGCAGACTGTGTGTTATCATCGCGGCGTCGCTCTTCAAGGTCGGGCTGCCGGCAACGGTGCGCTCGAACCTGGTTCTTTTCCTTGTTCCTGTCGCCGTATCGGTCTTCACAGTGGTGTACGGATACCATGAGGCCGCTTCGGTCCGCACGGAGAGGGTGCGCGTCGAGACGTCCAAGCTCCCTGCCGGGATCGAAAAGGTGACGATAGTCCAGGTCTCGGATATCCATCTCGGGCTCGTCAACAGGGAAAGGATGCTGGAGAGAGCGGTGGCGGCCGTGAGGGAGGCCCGTCCCGACATGGTCGTGTCGACGGGCGATCTCGTGGACGGACAGATCAACAATATCAACGGTCTTTCCGACATGCTCAGGGACATCAAGCCCCGGTACGGGAAATACGCGATCATGGGAAACCACGAGTTCTACGCGGGTGTCGGGGTTTCGGAGGATTTCACCAGGAAAGCCGGGTTCAGGATGCTCCGCAACGAAGGCATCACCATCGATGGGATCATGAACGTGGCAGGTGTCGACGATGATGCCGCACACAGGTCGTCGGGCCGCCACTCGCCCGGGGAGAGATCCCTGCTCGAGGGGTTGCCGCGGCACCTTTTCACCGTGTTCTTGAAACACCGTCCCGTCGTGGCAGGATCATCTCAGGGGTTCTTCGACATCCAGCTCTCCGGCCATACCCACGGCGGGCAGATCTATCCCTTCAAGTATATAACGCGCATATCTTTCCCCATGGTCGCCGGCCTCTACCCGCTGAAGAACGGTTCCCTCCTCTATGTCAGCAGGGGGACCGGAACATGGGGCCCCCCGATACGCTTCCTCACCCCACCGGAAGTGACGGTGATCGAGGTGGTGGGGAAGAGATAG
- a CDS encoding pyruvate, phosphate dikinase: MENTDATFKSTALEINLERTRATVEIPEKYRVLMEVMEGHYGILRRLEDLLVELNHPFVNWEYVLTQLKGLSIGDFYDFNRHDNGLAALALLSDIYTDTISLARDERVQDSAVRYLFEFINTIIGKSGGRLERNLGLVSSIFSSLLEFARKGRHPFLRKSSTYLKATLGLLREHECSVELPVLRDLLYIMFRETYDFWATQPDPTEWYVSDGEDEAAAMEFRRLVSPLSHGHMKELLERVDRLHDAVATGTDGIRDYLEMPDYFQIVNGYLLVADELERSGVFTGRSFLVKLDFLFHVLNVPGLIDIHASGLIEINRCLGKVFQQTQDQDLQEFVKKVFSSMKRTIGRSQFQSKIIDCITTLARGVFDQNNHPLVDAFIDELIGFGFQYPDIAGSTSEWQIKANPAHIENIRSWLKIIGFRPRWTKRLLSALIVNLKLQGVFVKDTDLFQKEISAFLNSDITPSYNLVKQLLRLFPIFFTEIGAEGELRETSTNVDELSARNDKLIFFLRKQSHVESNSLLVPFTEDIFRYWATGDRSYIKPHLPEEVFEQVHSEGEFFDDLHIAFKNLLIRAKEDPRNFLEWDAARIFKEVKGIRRISDRERERARLMLRYYQLIYKKYNHQHIDLLRDLEISCIVDIPRIRSLKRALKRKDHYAALNITLDMLAGLKGKVLSPVKTDYFENIYHKRHIAAGIPSMYGTYREEKFEAMGLTFRLESLATMLFDKLIQSLNLKFITKSTLMRIHEYLWLYVKALDVDGIATEGLVSKMRYITAALQIRQFSIDQYIDIFQFISKQIQDIIRDYYINAHAMNLPVIIDQIMDLKGDGDGTGQSRQEVIYRDSENFIRSFIASAFGLQVFDNFINSITRALGQELEKFKDNKQILNLVMAYIPELTISPIYEKKKDIDNQVLIGNKGYFLKQMASLGFPVPPGFIITTEVFRGYEAVIGYKYIFKDLSARIYNEIQSLERVTGKKFGNPRNPLLLSVRSGATISLPGMMHSFLNVGLNETIAEGLSRFREYRWAAWDSYRRFLQTWGMFQGLERNIFDEIMNSFKLKYGVSKKIQFGPDQMRQLALSYKKAMEDRGIVISNDPHKQLQEAIMLVFDSWYSQQARIYRHQMHVSDEWGTAVIVQAMVFGNLNENSGSGVIFTRDPRGSSQNVALYGDFIFGVQGDDIVSGLVETYPISERQRVSEKRQSLISLEKRFPEIYGELVRIAEFLVYEKRFNHQEIEFTFETASPRGLFILQTRDMVQRGAGKVVSFRDSPELERSQLGIGIGVSGGALAGRVVYSEEEIERYRRQNEKEPLILIRPDTVPDDVGIILKVEGILTARGGGTSHAAVTIPQLNKVGVVGFSKLHVYETEAYSTCDGNTIRGGDYISIDGWTGAVYLGKHEIEKEESYKITL; encoded by the coding sequence ATGGAAAACACAGACGCTACATTTAAATCCACGGCATTGGAGATCAATCTCGAGCGGACGAGGGCGACCGTCGAGATACCCGAGAAGTACCGGGTCCTGATGGAGGTCATGGAGGGGCACTACGGTATCCTGAGGCGTCTCGAAGATCTGCTTGTCGAGCTGAACCATCCCTTTGTCAACTGGGAGTATGTTCTGACGCAGCTCAAGGGTCTTTCCATCGGGGATTTCTACGATTTCAACCGTCATGACAATGGTCTTGCGGCGCTTGCCCTTCTTTCCGACATATACACGGATACCATTTCCCTGGCCCGGGACGAACGTGTCCAGGACAGCGCGGTCAGGTATCTCTTCGAGTTCATCAACACGATCATCGGAAAGAGCGGCGGGAGACTGGAAAGGAATCTCGGCCTTGTCTCCTCTATTTTTTCCTCGCTCCTCGAATTTGCCCGCAAGGGGAGGCATCCGTTCCTGAGGAAATCATCGACGTATCTGAAGGCGACGCTTGGGCTTCTGCGGGAGCACGAGTGCTCCGTCGAACTCCCTGTCCTCAGGGATCTTCTCTACATAATGTTCCGGGAGACCTACGACTTCTGGGCAACGCAGCCTGACCCGACGGAGTGGTACGTGTCCGATGGGGAAGACGAAGCGGCGGCCATGGAGTTCAGGAGGCTTGTCTCTCCCTTGAGCCACGGGCACATGAAAGAGCTCCTCGAGCGTGTGGACAGACTCCACGACGCCGTGGCCACCGGAACGGATGGCATTCGGGATTATCTCGAGATGCCCGATTACTTCCAGATTGTAAATGGGTATCTTCTCGTAGCCGATGAGCTGGAGCGGTCGGGGGTGTTCACCGGCAGAAGCTTTCTCGTCAAACTCGACTTCCTCTTTCACGTCCTGAACGTGCCGGGCCTCATCGATATCCACGCGTCGGGCCTTATAGAGATCAACCGATGCCTGGGAAAGGTCTTTCAGCAGACGCAGGACCAGGACCTTCAGGAGTTCGTGAAGAAGGTTTTCTCCTCCATGAAACGGACCATCGGGCGCAGCCAGTTCCAGTCGAAGATAATCGACTGCATCACAACCCTCGCCAGGGGTGTCTTCGACCAGAACAACCATCCCCTCGTGGATGCCTTCATCGACGAACTCATCGGGTTCGGGTTTCAGTACCCCGACATCGCGGGTTCCACGTCGGAGTGGCAGATCAAGGCCAACCCGGCGCATATCGAGAATATCAGGTCCTGGCTGAAGATAATCGGTTTCAGGCCACGGTGGACAAAGAGGCTTCTTTCCGCTCTCATCGTCAATCTCAAACTGCAGGGCGTCTTCGTCAAGGACACGGACCTCTTCCAGAAGGAGATATCGGCGTTCCTGAACTCCGACATTACCCCTTCCTACAACCTGGTCAAACAGCTTCTCAGGCTTTTTCCCATCTTTTTTACGGAGATAGGCGCCGAAGGCGAGCTGAGGGAAACGTCGACGAATGTCGACGAGTTGTCGGCACGCAACGACAAGCTCATATTTTTCCTGAGGAAGCAATCTCACGTGGAGAGCAACAGCCTCCTCGTCCCTTTCACGGAGGATATCTTCCGGTACTGGGCCACAGGAGACAGGTCTTACATCAAGCCCCATCTTCCCGAGGAGGTTTTCGAACAGGTCCACAGTGAAGGAGAGTTTTTCGACGATCTTCATATCGCCTTCAAGAACCTCCTCATCCGCGCCAAGGAAGACCCGAGGAATTTCCTGGAATGGGACGCGGCAAGGATCTTCAAGGAGGTCAAGGGTATACGCAGGATCAGCGACAGGGAGCGTGAAAGGGCGCGGCTCATGCTCCGGTACTATCAGCTCATATACAAGAAATACAACCATCAGCACATCGACCTCCTGAGGGACCTCGAGATATCCTGCATCGTCGATATTCCCAGGATCCGTTCGCTGAAAAGGGCGCTGAAGAGGAAGGACCACTACGCGGCGCTCAACATCACTCTGGACATGCTGGCGGGACTGAAAGGAAAGGTCCTTTCTCCCGTGAAGACGGATTATTTCGAGAACATATACCACAAGAGGCACATAGCCGCCGGCATACCGTCCATGTACGGGACATACCGCGAAGAGAAGTTCGAGGCCATGGGCCTCACCTTTCGCCTTGAAAGCCTCGCGACGATGCTCTTCGACAAGCTCATTCAGTCCCTCAATCTGAAGTTCATAACGAAGAGCACCCTCATGAGGATCCATGAGTATCTCTGGCTCTATGTGAAGGCCCTGGACGTGGACGGCATAGCGACCGAGGGCCTCGTGTCCAAGATGAGATACATCACCGCCGCCCTCCAGATACGGCAGTTCTCCATAGATCAGTACATAGATATATTCCAGTTCATCTCGAAACAGATACAGGATATCATCAGGGATTATTACATCAACGCCCACGCGATGAACCTGCCTGTCATCATCGACCAGATCATGGATCTGAAGGGGGATGGCGATGGGACGGGGCAATCGAGGCAGGAGGTCATCTACCGCGACTCCGAGAACTTCATCCGGTCTTTCATTGCCTCGGCTTTCGGCCTTCAGGTCTTCGACAATTTCATAAACTCCATCACCAGGGCCCTCGGTCAGGAACTCGAGAAGTTCAAGGACAACAAGCAGATCCTCAACCTCGTCATGGCCTACATCCCGGAGCTGACCATTTCTCCGATATACGAGAAGAAGAAGGATATCGATAACCAGGTCCTCATCGGGAACAAGGGGTATTTCCTGAAGCAGATGGCGTCCCTCGGTTTTCCGGTGCCGCCCGGTTTCATCATCACGACGGAGGTCTTCCGGGGATACGAGGCGGTCATCGGGTACAAGTACATCTTCAAGGACTTGAGCGCCCGCATCTACAACGAGATACAGTCGCTGGAACGCGTGACGGGGAAGAAGTTCGGCAATCCGCGCAACCCGCTTCTTCTGTCCGTCCGCAGCGGTGCCACGATCTCGTTGCCCGGCATGATGCACTCTTTTCTCAATGTGGGACTCAACGAGACGATAGCCGAGGGCCTCAGCAGGTTCAGGGAATACCGCTGGGCGGCCTGGGACTCCTACCGGCGGTTCCTTCAGACATGGGGCATGTTCCAGGGTCTCGAGAGGAACATCTTCGATGAGATCATGAACAGCTTTAAGCTGAAGTACGGTGTTTCCAAGAAGATACAGTTCGGACCCGACCAGATGAGGCAACTTGCCCTTTCCTACAAGAAGGCGATGGAGGACAGGGGCATCGTTATCAGCAACGACCCTCACAAGCAGCTCCAGGAGGCGATCATGCTCGTCTTCGACTCCTGGTACTCGCAGCAGGCACGCATCTACCGTCACCAGATGCACGTGTCCGACGAATGGGGCACGGCCGTTATCGTCCAGGCGATGGTCTTCGGAAACCTCAACGAGAATTCCGGGTCCGGCGTCATCTTCACCCGCGACCCCCGGGGGTCGTCGCAGAACGTGGCGCTCTACGGTGATTTCATATTCGGCGTCCAGGGCGATGATATCGTTTCCGGCCTTGTTGAGACCTATCCCATATCGGAAAGACAGAGGGTCTCGGAGAAGAGACAGTCACTGATATCCCTGGAGAAACGTTTTCCCGAGATATACGGAGAACTGGTGCGCATCGCCGAATTCCTTGTCTATGAGAAGCGCTTCAATCACCAGGAGATCGAGTTCACCTTCGAGACGGCAAGTCCGAGGGGTCTTTTCATCCTCCAGACACGGGACATGGTCCAGCGGGGGGCGGGCAAGGTCGTTTCATTTAGGGACAGCCCGGAACTCGAAAGGTCTCAGCTCGGGATAGGGATCGGCGTGAGCGGGGGGGCGCTCGCCGGCCGCGTCGTCTATTCCGAGGAAGAGATAGAACGCTACCGGCGCCAGAATGAAAAGGAGCCCCTCATCCTCATCAGGCCCGACACCGTGCCCGATGACGTGGGGATCATCCTCAAGGTGGAAGGCATCCTCACGGCCCGTGGAGGAGGCACATCCCACGCCGCCGTCACCATCCCCCAGCTCAACAAGGTTGGTGTCGTGGGTTTCTCGAAGCTTCACGTGTACGAGACAGAGGCGTACAGCACCTGTGACGGCAACACCATCAGGGGCGGGGACTATATCAGCATAGACGGATGGACCGGCGCCGTCTACCTCGGCAAACACGAGATAGAAAAGGAAGAGTCGTACAAGATAACACTGTGA
- a CDS encoding efflux RND transporter permease subunit, whose amino-acid sequence MWLSDTSIKRPVFATMLVMALVVLGIVSYPSIGVDLFPKVDLPMVNIRTELKGASPEIMDIDVTDKIEESVNTISGIKTITSSSTEGASNITVEFVLEKDIDLAVQDVREKISVIRSKLPSDIDEPIVEKVDPDATPVMWLALHGQRSIRDLSTYADEVLKEQLQRINGVGAIRLYGLRLRQARIWLDNDRLRAYGVTAHDVMKCLQRENVELPGGRIESATKEYTIKVKGEFPTIQQFNEMVLGYYKGTPVRLRDIGRAEDGMEEKRTISRYNGAPSVAVGIQKQSGTNTVEVIERIKKELEEVSRLLPNGMNLGIAFDQSNFIKRSINEVQHHLVYGGFFAILAVLLFLRNFRTTIISALAIPASVVSTFAIMNAFGFTFNNMSMLALSLSIGILIDDAIIVIENIQRHIEEGMTPREAAFFATSEIGLAVSATTLAIIVIFIPVAFMKGIIGRFFFQFGMTVVFAVMVSWFVSFTLTPMLASLYLKGRSSTGKSVRMPACVRRIGERCRVSERLQRFSALLEGSYERLEGRYRGVLTWALYHRTKVLVFAGGTFVLGLCLMFFIGKEFTPSEDQSRFVIRLQTPIDYSVDEVDHMNRKAEEIVKRFPEVRSVLYTQGGGRTKETNKANLSVNLVPKSERRRTQEEIKAEMRRALRKIPGLKASVENISMIGGGQRQVAIMYSIRGLELDKLEAYTRDIRDRFGRLPGIVDLDTSLEKGKPEVRVFIDRDKAADLGVDVATVAETANFLLSGEVEITKFKDEARGRRYDVRVRLNPENRTDPEDIGEIYIRSKEGKLVMLSNIVSLKEGGGPSVINRVDRQRAVTLFANLEKKPLGQAKSELDDISSKVLTAGYSGSYKGQADTMKESFGYLLFAAILGVIMAYMVLAAQFESFIHPFTVLLSMPFSLIGAFGALFVTGKTLNIFSIIGLILLMGLVKKNAILLVDYTNILRERGAARRDALLEAGPVRLRPILMTTFAMIMGMLPIAIGIGEGAETRSPMALATIGGLVTSLILTLVVIPVAYDLFDEMKERYFPRKDG is encoded by the coding sequence ATGTGGCTTTCCGATACATCAATCAAGAGACCCGTATTTGCCACCATGCTCGTCATGGCCCTCGTTGTTCTCGGCATTGTCAGCTATCCGAGCATCGGTGTCGATCTTTTCCCCAAGGTCGATCTGCCCATGGTCAACATCAGGACGGAGCTCAAGGGGGCGAGCCCCGAGATCATGGACATCGACGTTACGGACAAGATCGAGGAGTCCGTCAACACCATCAGCGGCATCAAGACGATCACCTCATCGAGCACGGAAGGGGCATCGAACATCACCGTTGAGTTCGTGCTCGAAAAAGACATCGACCTGGCCGTGCAGGATGTCAGGGAAAAGATATCCGTGATACGGTCCAAGCTGCCGAGTGACATCGACGAGCCCATCGTGGAGAAGGTCGATCCCGACGCGACACCCGTCATGTGGCTTGCCCTGCACGGGCAGAGATCGATCCGTGATCTTTCCACCTACGCCGATGAGGTCCTCAAGGAACAGCTCCAGCGGATAAACGGGGTCGGTGCGATCCGACTGTATGGACTGAGGCTCCGCCAGGCCCGCATATGGCTCGACAACGACAGGTTGAGGGCATATGGCGTGACGGCCCATGACGTCATGAAATGCCTCCAGAGGGAGAACGTCGAGCTGCCGGGAGGAAGGATAGAGAGCGCGACGAAAGAGTACACCATCAAGGTCAAGGGCGAGTTCCCGACGATCCAGCAGTTCAACGAGATGGTACTGGGGTATTACAAGGGAACGCCCGTGCGCCTGAGGGACATCGGCCGCGCCGAGGACGGCATGGAAGAGAAGCGGACCATTTCCCGGTATAATGGAGCTCCCAGTGTCGCGGTCGGTATCCAGAAACAGTCGGGAACGAACACCGTCGAGGTCATAGAGAGGATAAAGAAAGAACTCGAAGAGGTATCGCGGCTCCTGCCCAACGGCATGAACCTGGGTATTGCCTTCGACCAGTCGAACTTCATAAAAAGGTCCATAAACGAGGTCCAGCATCACCTCGTGTACGGCGGGTTCTTCGCCATTCTGGCCGTCCTTCTTTTCCTGAGGAACTTCAGGACGACGATCATAAGCGCGCTGGCCATCCCGGCGTCTGTCGTTTCGACCTTCGCGATCATGAACGCCTTCGGCTTCACCTTCAACAACATGTCCATGCTGGCCCTGTCGCTTTCCATTGGTATTCTGATAGATGACGCCATCATCGTCATAGAGAATATCCAGCGCCATATCGAGGAGGGGATGACACCCAGGGAAGCCGCCTTCTTTGCCACCTCCGAGATCGGCCTTGCTGTTTCGGCAACGACGCTTGCCATCATCGTCATCTTCATCCCCGTGGCATTCATGAAGGGCATCATCGGGCGCTTCTTCTTCCAGTTCGGTATGACGGTGGTCTTTGCCGTGATGGTCTCCTGGTTTGTTTCGTTCACGTTGACGCCCATGCTGGCGTCCCTCTACCTGAAGGGCAGGAGCAGTACCGGAAAGTCTGTCAGAATGCCGGCATGTGTCCGAAGGATCGGGGAGCGCTGCCGCGTATCCGAGAGACTGCAACGGTTCTCGGCGCTCCTCGAAGGGAGCTACGAGAGGCTCGAAGGAAGGTACCGCGGGGTACTCACGTGGGCCCTTTACCACCGGACGAAGGTGCTTGTCTTCGCCGGGGGCACATTCGTTCTGGGTCTTTGTCTCATGTTCTTCATCGGAAAGGAGTTCACTCCGTCGGAAGACCAGAGCCGCTTCGTCATCCGGCTCCAGACCCCCATCGATTATTCCGTCGATGAGGTGGACCACATGAACCGCAAGGCCGAGGAGATCGTGAAGAGGTTCCCGGAGGTCCGGAGCGTTCTGTATACGCAGGGTGGGGGACGTACGAAGGAAACGAACAAGGCGAACCTGTCCGTTAATCTCGTTCCGAAATCGGAGCGCCGGAGGACCCAGGAAGAGATCAAGGCCGAGATGCGCAGGGCCTTGAGGAAGATACCGGGACTGAAGGCTTCCGTGGAGAACATATCCATGATAGGAGGCGGACAGAGACAGGTGGCCATCATGTACAGCATCCGCGGCCTGGAACTGGACAAACTGGAGGCGTACACGAGGGATATCCGCGACCGCTTCGGCAGGTTGCCGGGGATAGTCGACCTCGACACATCACTTGAGAAGGGCAAGCCGGAGGTCCGCGTCTTCATCGATCGTGACAAGGCTGCCGACCTTGGCGTCGACGTGGCGACGGTGGCCGAGACGGCCAACTTTCTCCTCAGCGGTGAGGTGGAGATAACGAAGTTCAAGGACGAGGCGAGGGGAAGGCGCTATGATGTTCGGGTGAGGCTCAATCCTGAGAACAGGACCGATCCTGAGGACATCGGCGAGATCTACATCAGGTCGAAAGAGGGTAAACTGGTCATGCTTTCCAACATCGTGAGCCTCAAGGAAGGCGGCGGTCCGAGCGTCATAAACCGCGTCGACCGACAGCGGGCGGTGACCCTTTTCGCGAACCTCGAGAAAAAACCCCTGGGACAGGCGAAGTCGGAGCTTGACGACATATCCTCAAAGGTGCTTACGGCCGGGTATTCAGGCAGCTACAAGGGGCAGGCCGACACCATGAAGGAGTCTTTCGGATATCTCCTGTTCGCCGCCATCCTGGGCGTGATCATGGCATACATGGTCCTCGCCGCGCAATTCGAAAGCTTCATACATCCCTTCACGGTGCTTCTGTCCATGCCGTTCTCCCTTATAGGGGCTTTCGGCGCCCTTTTTGTCACGGGAAAGACGCTCAACATCTTCAGCATCATCGGGCTCATCCTTCTCATGGGCCTCGTGAAGAAGAACGCCATCCTCCTCGTGGACTACACGAATATACTCAGGGAGCGCGGGGCCGCGCGGAGGGACGCTCTCCTCGAAGCCGGCCCCGTCAGGCTCCGTCCCATTCTCATGACCACCTTCGCCATGATCATGGGCATGCTGCCCATCGCCATCGGGATCGGCGAGGGTGCCGAAACCCGCTCCCCCATGGCCCTTGCCACCATTGGAGGTCTTGTCACGTCGCTGATCCTGACGCTCGTTGTTATTCCCGTGGCGTATGATCTTTTCGACGAGATGAAAGAAAGATATTTTCCCCGGAAGGACGGATAG
- a CDS encoding efflux RND transporter periplasmic adaptor subunit, producing the protein MKRRTIGIAGLTLLALSGIILPSAGCGKKSAGDKAVNVIVQAAENRKVRPYIESTGTLNPNEEIVMGAEIDGIVRTVKVDEGTVVTKGMLLATLDDTEYAHEVIRAKAALKQTEASLANTKMEFSRKDALYKEQLVTRQQYDDVFTRLTLAESEVDRARAALVIANQKLAKTRLHAPTACRVKEKKVSVGDFVKNGTPMLVLIQPAPLKLRFSVPERDIGRMKVGQEVHVRVDAFPGREFVGKVSIVFPSLEEKTRSLTVEALIPNGQDELKPGLFAKVRLYTGDEQDTVLVPVTSLLYEGDRVRLYVIEGTTARERAVKLGNKYGEFMEISSGLKAGEMVVVAGQQNLSEGAKVSVEKSPEREKGKEGMEDKEGKR; encoded by the coding sequence ATGAAAAGAAGGACCATCGGAATAGCGGGCCTCACGCTCCTTGCCCTGTCAGGCATTATCCTGCCGTCGGCGGGTTGCGGAAAAAAGAGTGCCGGGGACAAGGCCGTGAACGTCATCGTGCAGGCCGCGGAAAACCGTAAGGTGCGCCCCTACATAGAGTCCACGGGGACCCTGAACCCCAATGAAGAGATAGTCATGGGCGCCGAAATAGACGGAATAGTCCGGACCGTGAAGGTGGACGAGGGCACCGTCGTCACGAAGGGAATGCTCCTCGCGACGCTGGACGATACGGAGTACGCGCACGAAGTGATACGGGCAAAGGCGGCCCTCAAGCAGACAGAGGCGTCGCTGGCGAACACGAAGATGGAGTTCTCGAGGAAGGATGCCCTCTACAAGGAACAGCTCGTGACGAGACAACAATACGATGATGTGTTCACGCGGTTGACCCTTGCCGAGTCCGAGGTCGATCGCGCCAGGGCCGCCCTCGTCATAGCCAATCAGAAGCTGGCCAAAACGAGGCTCCACGCACCGACGGCATGCCGGGTCAAGGAGAAGAAGGTGTCCGTGGGGGATTTCGTGAAGAACGGGACCCCGATGCTCGTATTGATCCAACCGGCCCCCCTGAAGCTTCGATTTTCTGTTCCCGAACGCGATATCGGCAGGATGAAGGTCGGCCAGGAGGTACACGTCAGGGTCGATGCCTTTCCCGGGCGTGAGTTTGTCGGGAAGGTGTCCATAGTCTTCCCGAGCCTCGAGGAGAAGACGCGGAGCCTTACGGTGGAAGCCCTTATCCCGAACGGACAGGATGAGCTCAAACCCGGCCTTTTCGCGAAGGTCCGCCTGTATACAGGCGATGAGCAGGATACGGTCCTCGTTCCCGTTACCTCTCTCCTGTACGAGGGCGACAGGGTGCGCCTCTATGTTATTGAGGGCACCACCGCCAGGGAGCGCGCCGTGAAGCTGGGCAACAAATATGGCGAATTCATGGAGATCTCCTCGGGGTTGAAGGCGGGTGAGATGGTCGTCGTCGCGGGACAGCAGAACCTTTCGGAAGGGGCTAAGGTCTCCGTCGAGAAGTCCCCGGAGCGGGAGAAGGGCAAAGAGGGAATGGAAGACAAAGAGGGAAAGAGATGA